One window of Vespa velutina chromosome 2, iVesVel2.1, whole genome shotgun sequence genomic DNA carries:
- the LOC124947083 gene encoding DDB1- and CUL4-associated factor 10 — protein sequence MYSGEMPKIKTKQTSNNLWIRQRELGIRFPLGHSDRFHKTLYSSIFPITSWDHGDNLAVARHGGVFNLEYSPDGSLLLAACEKKSILMFDPLCRKLVRAIDNAHNDCVNCVRFLDQRMFATCSDDSTVALWDARNLKQRIRTLQGHSNWVKNIEYSPKDGLLLTSGFDGSIYTWDINSFTENSFLYTRVFHTNGLMRTRLSPDASKMLICTTSGYLIIIHNLKLSTLAQDLAGFKPNMYRLMQLSQTTIPVAATYTHLFSHSRTHNRVEFLTDFPVGDDAEVISSLQVHPQGWCALSRNISNGEKSEWTCIHDIQERDMSECIDQVKEAEETSQFNESTIEEFEESQQPQSSRSGITSSFVIESANRARVVHTVSDVRPNSFASTENSQPITPSRAMSWRESSRRNVRSQSRSPRPERNFVRTNFGLVEVSSNDSRTNANQEEDRQDGRYIVAAEDNSEAANDESADDRNREREQEYRSQRSNSQLNDLRRRNVIDNFSTANVELYVNNSDVWEALVAIREARLRRDREREFYPATERRDWLSRSSNGVSVNIPRSSHTVVIIGDRTRAQNQNRQGQQTMYAIPRNHKIYQNTPRLTHYIEEPNVGSGYIKELCFSADGRLICSPFGYGVRFLAFSSDCAELSNCVPPANEPMQLCEIATSLSHGDIVVSTKFSPKHCLVVSGCLSGKIVWHQPVL from the exons atgtattcggGTGAAATGCCTAAAATAAAAACCAAGCAAACGTCAAACAATTTATGGATAAGACAACGCGAACTAGGCATAAGATTTCCTCTGGGTCATAGTGATCGTTTTCACAAAACTCTTTACTCTTCCATTTTTCCCATAACATCTTGGGATCATGGAGATAATTTGGCTGTTGCCAGACATGGTGGTGTTTTTAATTTGGAGTATTCGCCAGATGG ATCACTTTTATTGGCAGcatgtgaaaagaaaagtattctGATGTTCGATCCATTATGTAGGAAATTAGTACGAGCTATAGATAATGCTCATAACGATTGTGTGAATTGCGTAAG ATTCCTGGATCAACGGATGTTCGCTACCTGTTCTGATGATAGTACTGTTGCTCTCTGGGATGCTAGAAATTTGAAGCAGAGAATAAGAACTTTGCAGGGACATTCTAATTGGGTTaagaatatagaatatagTCCAAAAGATGGTTTATTATTAACTAGTGGATTTGACGGTAGCATATATACTTGGGATATTAATAG TTTTACTGAAAATAGTTTTCTTTATACTCGTGTCTTTCATACAAATGGATTGATGCGAACGAGACTTAGCCCTGATGCCAGTAAAATGTTAATATGTACTACATCTggatatcttattattatacacaATCTCAAATTAAGTACCCTTGCACAAGACTTGGCTGGATTCAAG cCTAACATGTATCGACTGATGCAATTATCTCAAACCACTATACCGGTTGCTGCCACTTATACACATTTGTTTTCTCATTCTCGTACACATAACAGAGTAGAATTCTTAACGGATTTTCCTGTTGGAGATGATGCTGAAGTAATTTCTAGTCTTCAAGTACATCCGCAAGGATGGTGTGCCTTGTCTCGAAATATCAGTAATGGAGAAAAGTCAGAG TGGACTTGTATTCATGATATTCAAGAAAGAGATATGTCCGAGTGTATCGATCAAGTGAAAGAAGCTGAAGAAACGTCTCAATTCAACGAATCGACGATCGAAGAATTTGAAGAGTCACAACAGCCGCAATCTTCACGTTCAGGAATAACGTCGTCCTTCGTGATTGAGAGCGCAAATCGTGCGAGAGTCGTTCACACTGTATCTGATGTAAGGCCAAACTCATTTGCTTCTACAGAAAATTCTCAACCGATAACACCATCAAGAGCAATGAGTTGGCGGGAAAGTTCGCGTCGTAACGTACGTTCGCAATCGAGAAGTCCAAGACCGGAAAGGAACTTCGTTAGGACCAATTTCGGTTTAGTTGAAGTAAGCTCGAACGATTCTCGAACGAACGCGAATCAAGAGGAGGATAGACAAGATGGTAGATATATTGTTGCTGCGGAGGATAATAGCGAAGCTGCGAATGATGAGTCGGCAGATGatcgaaatagagagagagaacaagaataTAGATCTCAGAGATCGAATTCGCAATTGAACGATTTAAGAAGACGCAAtgtaattgataatttttctactGCCAATGTAGAATTGTACGTTAATAACAGTGACGTTTGGGAAGCTCTCGTAGCAATTAGAGAAGCGAGACTTCGGAGGGATCGCGAGAGAGAATTTTATCCGGCCACTGAAAGAAGAGACTGGTTATCTAGATCGAGCAATGGCGTAAGTGTTAATATCCCTCGTTCATCCCATACCGTCGTTATAATCGGTGATAGAACTAGGGCGCAAAATCAGAACAGACAGGGCCAACAAACGATGTACGCGATACCaagaaatcataaaatatatcagaATACACCGAGATTAACTCATTACATAGAGGAACCAAACGTTGGTTCTGGTTATATCAAGGAATTGTGTTTCTCTGCAGATGGTAGATTAATATGTTCGCCTTTTGGTTATGGCGTACGGTTCTTAGCATTCTCCAGCGATTGCGCCGAATTATCCAACTGCGTTCCTCCGGCTAACGAACCTATGCAACTTTGCGAAATAGCGACTAGCCTCAGTCACGGTGACATTGTAGTTAGCACGAAATTTTCACCAAAGCATTGCTTGGTCGTTTCGGGTTGTCTCAGTGGAAAAATAGTTTGGCATCAGCCTGTACTTTAG